The proteins below come from a single Vigna radiata var. radiata cultivar VC1973A unplaced genomic scaffold, Vradiata_ver6 scaffold_304, whole genome shotgun sequence genomic window:
- the LOC106754897 gene encoding probable protein phosphatase 2C 65, which produces MGGCCSHEVSVRGKVESEIDDREYECDHENHESYERGGALVRLIGSSKFVSMHTQQGQKGVNQDAMTVWEDFAGEKDVIFCGVFDGHGPLGHKVSQFIRDNLPSKLSAAIEVSQQKTIKFYDANDAETGSFDDGYDDSNQMSLASWEGCFLKSFDEMDEHLAREINTDSYCSGCTAVTLIKQGDQLIVGNLGDSRAVLCTRDRDQLVAVQLTVDLKPEIPSETSRIVNCEGRVFAAEEEPDVYRIWMPDDDCPGLAMSRAFGDFCLKDYGLISVPDVFYRKITPQDQFVVLATDGIWDVLTNHEVISIVASAPRRSIAAKLLVKRAVKAWRYKYPGSKVDDCAAICLFLNEHPVQSNSQSHMSRQNRKSSKNLHHSKTTRNEDTDTVDGKVGLEIDEEWKALGGYSRANSLSKLPRLARGMSKRQSSKYYSPR; this is translated from the exons ATGGGAGGCTGTTGCAGCCACGAAGTTTCTGTTCGAGGGAAGGTGGAAAGCGAAATAGATGATAGAGAATATGAGTGTGATCATGAAAATCATGAGTCTTATGAACGTGGTGGAGCATTGGTGAGACTAATAGGATCTTCCAAGTTTGTTTCAATGCACACCCAACAGGGCCAGAAAGGTGTGAACCAAGATGCAATGACAGTTTGGGAG GACTTCGCAGGAGAAAAGGATGTAATTTTTTGTGGTGTGTTCGATGGTCATGGTCCTCTAGGCCACAAGGTTTCACAATTTATTCGTGACAATCTGCCCTCAAAACTGTCTGCAGCAATCGAAGTTTCACAACAGAAGACAATAAAGTTTTATGATGCCAATGATGCAGAAACTGGTAGTTTTGATGATGGCTACGATGACAGTAACCAGATGTCCCTTGCTTCGTGGGAGGGATGCTTTCTGAAATCCTTTGATGAGATGGATGAGCACCTTGCTCGGGAAATTAACACTGACAGCTATTGCAGTGGTTGCACCGCTGTGACTTTAATTAAACAG GGTGACCAGCTGATAGTTGGCAATTTGGGTGATTCTCGTGCAGTTCTTTGCACAAGGGACAGGGACCAACTCGTTGCTGTTCAACTCACTGTTGACTTGAAACCAGAAATTCCAA GTGAAACCTCTAGAATCGTTAATTGTGAAGGAAGAGTGTTTGCAGCAGAAGAAGAACCAGATGTGTACAGAATATGGATGCCTGATGATGACTGCCCTGGACTGGCCATGTCAAGAGCCTTTGGGGACTTTTGCCTCAAAGATTATGGCCTCATATCAGTTCCTGATGTATTTTACAGAAAAATTACCCCACAAGATCAATTTGTGGTTTTGGCAACTGATGGG ATATGGGATGTGCTCACTAACCATGAAGTAATAAGCATAGTTGCTTCAGCACCAAGGAGGTCCATTGCAGCCAAGTTGTTAGTAAAGCGTGCTGTAAAAGCTTGGAGATACAAATATCCTGGTTCCAAGGTTGATGATTGTGCTGCCATATGTTTGTTTCTGAATGAACACCCTGTTCAATCCAATTCACAATCCCATATGAGTAGACAAAATAGAAAGAGCAGCAAGAACTTGCATCACTCTAAAACCACTAGAAATGAAGACACTGATACAGTGGATGGCAAGGTTGGGTTGGAAATAGATGAGGAATGGAAAGCTCTTGGAGGGTATTCGAGAGCCAACTCTTTGTCAAAACTTCCACGCCTTGCCAGGGGTATGAGTAAACGGCAATCGTCCAAGTACTATTCACCACGTTGA